TTTTCGGGGGCGTAAAATTCAGTGAGCATAAAGCAGATTTCAGTGATACTTGATGACCAGTCCCAGACGTTAAGCAGAATGGCTGAAGTTCTCGCGTCAAAAAATGCTGACATGAGAGCATTAACTGTGGAGGAGTCCGGGAATTTCAGAGTCGTGAGACTCATTGCGGATAATGTTCTGTGGGCATCATCGGCATTGTGGGAGGCAGGGTTCACGGCGAATACTGCTGATGTTGTAGCCGCGGAAGTTCCTGACGAGGCCGGGGGGCTTGCGCGTCTTCTGAATATCATTGAGCGCGCCGGAATGGAGATAAAGTATATGTACCCTGTATTGAGCCGAAAGAAGTCATCAGCTTTAGGCGGAGGGGGATTGCCTGTAGTAGTCCTGAAACTGTCGGGCAGTGAGAATCCCGAAGAGATATTGCGGCTTGAGGGGATAAAAGTTTTGACTCACGCTGATTTGTCGTCGCTGTAGGAAATTTTTTCGGGAGGCGATCATTCATGAGGAAGTCAGCACTTGCGGTATTGGCTCTTGTCATCGCGTTATTGTTCGGGAGAACGGCTTGCGCGGCGGCCAAGTATTTCACGCTGGTGAACAACACGGGCGCGGATCTCTACACAGTCAACCTCAGCCCCTCAACTAGGTATGAGTGGCGGGATTACGTGATAGGGGACATACTGGACTCCAAAATTCTTGAGTACGGAGAATCGGCTAATGTGCGTTTTAACACCGGGGGTTTAAGGGAATGGGATATTCAGGCGGTGTTCTATGACGGCACATCGGCTTGGTGGTACAACATTGACCTTATAGCCTCATACACCGTAACGCTGAACAGGGACGGCACAGCGGATATGGAGTAAGGCAGGAAATTTCACGCATTATCATTTTTCCCCTTCAGGATGTTCACCGCGTTATTGTACAGGATAGTGCGTTTCTCGTTATCCGAAAGGCTGAGGGACATTACAGCATTGACGCATTCAGACTGTGAAGCCCACGGCGAGTCAGTCCCGAAAATCACGCGCTCAGACCCGAAAGCCCGTACCATTCCGGCAAACTCATCATCATTCAGCATGTCGCATTCATTTCCGCCGGAATAATATCCGTCCCCGTTCGGGTAAAACCTTCCGAGAGAGAACGCCGAGTCAACATAAACATTCTCACGCCCCGCAAAGAGCTTCACGGCCTCAGCCCAGCACCGCCACCCGCCCATGTGAGCCAGAATCACGCGCACATCCCCGGCCATGTCGAGCGCACGCGCTATTCTCTCAGGCAGCGCGGAGTCATCGCCGGGGAATCCTATGTCCCAGCCCGCATGAATCATCACGATCAATCCCAGCTCGCCCGAAAATCTCAGAATGTCCGCGTAATGTTCATCATCAACATTCAGCCCCTGATAGACCGGGTGAATCTTTACGCCATTTATGCCCGCCCCGGATGTTCTCGCTAATTCCCCGCGACAGTCATCAAAGAAGGGGTGAATCCCCCCGAAAGAATATACCCCGGTTGATTCACCCTCCGCATTAATCTTCATGGCCGTGTTGTTGATTCTCGTAACCTGCTCCGGCTTTGTGGCGACAGGCTGAACGACTGAGCATGTTACGCCCGCTTCCCTCATTGACGCTTTGAGTCCCGGAATTGTGCCGTCAGTGAATGGCCGAGTGTGGCTGTTATGACTCAGGACTCCCAGCGCGTGAGAGGCTATTTTCTCCGGGAATGTGTGAGCGTGAATATCAATTATCATCGCCCAATGCCCGCGACTGTCTGATTGTTACCGTCCTTGTGTAGCAGGAGAAAGCATCATCGACAAATTTGCGTTCAGGTTTCGGAGTAATAATGCTGACGACCGGGACAATCACGAATCCGGCAAGCATACAGAAAGCTCCGGCGTTAATCGGAGAGCGCAATAGCTCCGGGAAATCGGGACGCACGAAAATATTTGCGGTCATTACGACGCTTGAGAATATGAAGTTTACCCAGCATGATAATTTTGTTACGCCCTTCCAGTAAAGGCTGTACATGAACGGCGCGAGGAATGCTCCGGCAAGCGCACCCCATGACACTCCCATTAACTGAGCTATGAATGTTACGTTTGATGAGTACTGAATCAGCGCAAGAACTACGGATATTATGATGAATATCACGATTAGTACGCGCATTGTGAAGAGCTGCTTTTTCTCGTCCATGTCGCGAATCACGTGGCCTTTGAGCAAATCAAGCGTGAGAGTCGAGCTTGACGCAAGAACAAGTGATGACAATGTAGACATTGAAGCCGACAATACGAGAATCACAACAACGCCTATCAGTATGTCGGGAAGATTCGAGAGCATTACGGGAATGACAGAGTCATAGCCCTCAGCGGGGACTCCGATTCCTGACGGGTCAAGCTGGGACGTGAACAATCTCCCGAAACCGCCGAGGAAGTAGCAACCTCCCGCCACAACGAGAGCGAACAGCGTAGAAATCACTGTGCCTTTCGTGATGTCTGACTCATTCTTGATGGCGTAGAACTTCTGCACCATCTGAGGAAGTCCCCATGTGCCTAAGCTGGTAAGTATTACGACTCCGAGAAGGTTCACGGGGTCAGGGCCGAAAAATGACGCGAATATTCCGGGAGATTTTGCGAGGGGTGTTACGGCGTGAGAGTCAGAAATTGCCGCAAGCCCGGCGAGAGACTCAGAGAGTCCGCCCTTGCTTTCGAGGACTGCGACAATCACCGCAGTGATTCCGGCGAGCATTATTATTCCCTGAATGAAGTCGTTTATCGCCGTCGCCATATATCCGCCCGCAACGACATATATACCCGTCAATACGGCCATGATTATGACGCAGACCGAGTAATCCACGCTGAACGCCATCCCGAATAGCCTGCTCAGACCGTTATAGAGGGAAGCTGTATACGGAATCAGGAATATGAAGCATATCACCGAGGCCGCAATTTTGAGCGAGGCACTCTGAAACCTCTTGCCGAAAAAGTCAGGCATCGTTGCGCTGCTGAGATACTGACTCATGATACGAGTCCTTCTGCCCAAAACCGCCCAAGCCATTAGCGAGCCGATAAAAGCATTTCCGAGTCCCGCCCATGTCGCCGCGATCCCGTAACGCCACCCGAACTGACCCGCATAGCCCACGAAAACAACCGCCGAGAAATAGCTAGTCCCGTAAGCAAACGCCGTAAGCCACGGCCCGACAGACCGCCCACCCAAGACAAAGCCGCTGACATCTGTTGAATGTTTCCGGCAGTAAAGCCCGATAGCAATCATTAAGCCAAAGAAAAATATCACTAACACTGATTTGATGAGCATGAAATATATTTTCACTCCTGAAATTTTTTCACGCGCAAGATTACGCCCCGCCCCCGCCAAAATCAACCGTCATAAATGAACTGACAAAAACGCAAAAAAAGAAGCTCCCGACTCAATTTCGGAAGCTCCCTGTTATATTCGTTGTCCTGACAAAAAAAATTTGGCTCCGCCACCAGGACTCGAACCTGGAACCTAATGATTAACAGTCATCCGCGCTGCCGATTGCGCTATGGCGGAACGCAACAAAAGGAATTTTACCCCTCACCCCCCGTTTTTGTCAACATGCTATAATCACAGCAATCACAGAAAATTTTACGGAGGAAAAATATTATGCTCTGCACTTCATCTGAGGCGGCGAAAATTTTGCGGAGGCTCAACGATGAGAAAATGACGATTGAGGCACGCGAGTCGATGTCTTTGCATTTTACAGCGGCTGTTAATGAAGACATTGAGGACGCACGCCCGGAATATGATTATGACGAAACACGGATGGCACTCGATGAAATTGACGCGGAAATCCGCAAGTTGAAGCACGCGATTAACACGTTCAATCTTACGCATGAAGTGCCGGGATTCGGAATGACAGTTGATATGATGCTCGTATATATTCCTCAGCTCACGAGAAAAAAGCAGCGTCTTTCGGCCATGAAGGACAGACTCCCGAAGGTGCGCGAAATGACGAGAGTCGCAGGAATTATTGAGTACAGTTACGCAAATTATGACATTGAGAGGGCGACAGAAGATTTTGAGAAAGTCTCGGACGAATTATCACGCGCACAGACTGCACTTGACGTTCTGAACAACAGCGTGAAATTTGAGATTAATATATAGAAATTAATACCTTCTGCACACGGGCGGAAACTCCTTTTGACTGTGGGGTCTTACAATCTCACGGAGAAATTTGGTTCAATGTTATTCGTTATTACTCTGTTATTTGTTTTTGACGGCTCATGTTTTAATGTTGCGCGGCCTCCATTAAATTTTGTCTTTGTCTTGTGTGCAGTAAAAACTTGTTTCACCGGGGGAGCTGAAGTATAAGGTTTCAGGCTCTCTCTTTTTTTGCGTATAATACACTGCATAATCCCAAACAAGGAGGCATTATGCATGAAGCGCAAAATTATTCCCGGCATAGTAATTCTCATCACACTGATTTTTGCCGGGGTATCATATTCAGATTTCGGGAGCTTTTCGGGAAATTCTGATTACGACAGCTTGCCGTCATCAAGCACATCATCAGGCGGAGGATTTTCGGGCGGCTCTGACTGGTCAGACTCGTACACTCCATCACATTCAACGCGCACAAGGACGCGCAGGACAGCACCGGAATACGGCACGGGTATAAATCCGGGAGTCGCGGCGGGAATCCGTCATCAGCAGGGTGTGAGGAATCCGAGTCTCGACACTGAAGACTACGAGGAGTTCGGCGGGATAGCGTTCGTATTGCTGGTATTCTTTGTGTTCTGGCTCATGATTCACATTAACAGCAAGAGGAAGCGCGATGTAGGACAGACTGTCATCAACATTCAGGACACTGTAAGGACACTGCGCCCAATGAACGAATATTTAGAGCTTGACCCGGAATTTGACGAGGAGCGGATCAGGACTCTAATGTCGAACCTGTATATACAGATGCAGGAGACGTGGCAGAGGAAGGATATATCACCTTTGCGGCCATACATGACGGATAAATTTTTCTCGCAGATGGATAATCAGCTTGAGCAGTTCAGGAAGTCAGGCCGGACGGATTACACCGAGCGTATTGCGGTGCTGAACACTGGCATAATTGGGTGGAGGCAGTCCGCCGGGATGGACTATATCACGGTGAGGCTAAATGCGCGGATTGTGTCATACGTTCTTGACGACAGGACCGGGGAATTAATTTCGGGCGACAGGAAGCGCGAGAAATTCATGGAGTACGAAATAGAATTATGCCGGAAATCCGGGGCTGTAACGAGTCCAGAGTCTGACGGCGTGAAGACTGCGACATGTCCGCACTGCGGCGCGCCCCTGAAGCTGAATGCCTCGGCTCAGTGCGAGTACTGCGGGAGCGTGATTACTGCGGTAAATTCTGACTGGGCTATTTGCGGCATGAGGGGAATATCACAGAGGACGGCGTAAAGGCTTGAGTCCCCTGCGGGTGTCATGGCCTGCGGGGGCTATATTTTCCGCAGATTCTCTCCTAAAGGGAACAATTCTGCCCTGAGCTGTATATATTCCGGTCTCGGTGATATATAACAAGAGGTGATAACGTTGTACGACATAATCATTAACGCCGACTCCCTGTCCGAGCTTCCGAAATTGCCCGCCGAGTCTGTCGATTTGATTTTTGCTGACCCTCCATATTGGATGAGGACTGAAGGAATCTTGCGGCGGGCGGAAGGCACAGAGTTTCACGGCTGCAATGATGACTGGGACAAATTCAGCTCCCTCGATGACTACGAGTCCTTCACGCTTCAATGGCTGACTGAGTGCCGGAGAGTCCTCAAGCGTTCCGGCTCGCTGTGGGTGATAGGCTCTATGCAGTGTATATACACAATCGGCGCGGCCATGCAGAAATTAGGCTATTGGCTCATAAACGACATTATATGGCACAAGACTAACCCGACTCCGAATTTCACCGGCTCCCGACTCAACAACAGCCACGAGACTCTAATTTGGGCGGTCAAAGACCGTAAGTCAAAATTCACGTTCAACTACAAGACAGCAAAAGCCCTCAATCACGAGTCGCCCTCAAAACAAATGGGATCCGTCTGGCGATTCCCGGTCTGCTCAGGAAATGAACGACTCAAAGATTCCAGCGGTCATAAAATCCATTCGACACAAAAGCCCCTCGCAATGTTAGAGAGAATCATAGCAATCTCATCAAAGCCCGGTGATTTAGTGCTTGACCCTTTCGCCGGAACAATGACGACAGCCGCCGCCGCAAAGAAATTAGGCCGTCAATACATCATGATTGAGTGCGAGAAAACTTACTGCGATTACGGGCGTGAAAGGCTCAGTGCGATAACGTTTGAGGACTCGCAAATTTCGCGGGGTGATTTTGACGTTAAGCCAATGCGCGTAACAATGCCGGAAATGATTCAGGCAGGATATTTTCATGAGGGAGAGAAGTTTTTTCTTGCTGACGGAAAAGAATACGCCGAACTACAGCCGGACGGGAAATTATTGTACGCCGGGAAAATTATCGACATTCACACATGCGCGGCTCGTGCCAAAAATTTGCGCGCCGAAAGAGTCAACGGTTTCGATTATTGGCACGTCATGCGGGGAAATCACCTTGTCAGCATCAGGGAAATACGCGAAAATTACCGGGACAGTCTCAAACACTAGGGGAGGAATCATCATGAAACGTATAATTCTTGCTGTACTCATTGCGTTATTGCCTGCGTCTTTTGCTGAGACCGCTGAAAGGTTCGTAACGTTCCCGGCTCTCGGACGCTGCACAGGAACATACGTAAGATACCGCGACAATCCCGACACTGACGGCGAAATCATCGGGCGGCTGAACTCTCCCGAAAGAGTCATAGTTGTCGGGCAGACTGTTACGGACGGCGATTTGTGGTACGAGATTGAAGACCCTCGCGCAGAGGCTACAGCGTTTGTTTTCGGGAAATATATCGTGCCAGTTTTTGACGAGACCACACAGCAGGGCGAGCTTTACAGAATGCTTGTCAGTATTTTCCAGTCATACGGAATCACGAAAGAGAAGGCGAATTTCTATAACGGCCCGGCAGTCGAAATAGAACACACTAATGACGCAGGAATATTTCAGCTTGATGTGTGGGAAAAAGGCTGCTCATTCGGCGATGTGAATATAGGCGACGGCAAAGAGAAACTGCGTGAAACTCTCGGCGAGCCTGACATGATTAGCGGCTCTGAATTGGAATATAGGCTTGACGGGGATATAATTTTCACATTCAGGCTGAAGGACGGCAGAATCTCTCACATGTCGTACCAGTGGCCGCAACGTTAAGGAGGAATCATCATGAAGCGTGTAATTCTTGCCATGCTCACTGCGTTATTGTTCGTGTCATTTGCTGAAGGTGCCGGAAAATTTGCCGACTTCCCGACAATAGGAGTCTGCACGGGCGACTCAGTGCGCTATCATTCAAAGCCAAGCACAAAGGCTGAAGTCTGGGGAAGCCTCAGCAAAAACATGAAGGTTGTCGTTGAGAGTCAGAAAGTTGTTGACGGTGAAACGTGGTACGAGATTTCGCCCAAAGACGCACAGGACTCCGCATATGTTTACGGGGAATACTTAGCCCCGTATTTTGGCGAGGCCGCGCAGAAATCCCCGGTCAACAAAATGGTCATCGACATTCTGCAAGTCTATTCGCCCTACAAGGATAACGACTACTACACGGAATACGGCGGGGAGGAAGTCAGGCGGACATATGACGAAAGCGGCTGGCTCGTGCGTGTTGAGGCGTGGAAGCCGGGATGTTCTTTCGGGAATGACGGCCAGGACGAAAGCAAAAATATCACTATCGGCGACAATGCGGGCAAGCTCACAAAACTTTTCGGCGACCCCGACAAGAAGAGCGACTCAGAATGTGAATACACTGCGGGGAGTTCCTCATTAACTTTCAGGATTGAGGACGGGAAAATTACCCGCATGATTTACGAGGACAAGAAATAATCAGCCGTATCATTCGCAAAAAAAGAGTCCCCGGAGGTTTTCTAGCCTTCCGGGGATTCTTGTTGTATTCTGCGTGTTATCCGGCCTAGGTCTAATACATGCCGTCCATGCCGCCCATACCGCCGGGCATAGCGGGCGCAGCTTCTTTCTTTTCGGGCTTGTCGGCAACGATTCCCTCAGTCGTGAGTACCATAGCCGCGATTGAGCCTGCATTCTGGAGAGCCGAGCGCGTAACCTTCACGGGGTCAATGATTCCTGCTGCTACCATGTCGGTGTACTCGCCTGTAGCCGCGTTGAGTCCGTGCCCAATCTTTTCGCTTCTGACCCTCTCGACAACTACATCACCCTGATACCCTGCGTTTGTCGCAATGAGATACAGCGGAGCTTTGAGCGCGTCAAGTACGATCCTTGCGCCTGTCTTGACATCGCCGGAAAGTTTCTCCACGAACGGCTCAAGAGCTGTGGCGCAGTTGAGTGCCGCGACTCCGCCTCCCGCTACGATTCCTTCCTCGACTGCGGCGCGTGTTGCGTTGAGTGCGTCCTCTATGCGGTGCTTCAATTCTTTCTGCTCTGTCTCTGTGGCTGAACCTACCTGAATCACCGCGACTCCTCCGACAAGTTTGGCAAGTCTCTCGTGAAGTTTCTCCTTGTCGTAATCTGACGTTGAGTCCTCAATCTCTTTGCGGATCTGGCCTGCCCTGTGGCGAATCTCTTCGGGATTTCCTGCGCCCTGTGTAATCGTTGTATCCTCTTTCGTGATACGGACTTTCTTGGCGCGTCCGAGCATTGACAGCTCTGTGTTCTCGAACTTCATTCCGCGCTCCTCGCTGATGACCTCGCCGCCCGTAACTATTGCGATGTCCTGAAGCATAGCCTTTCTCCTGTCGCCGAATCCGGGAGCCTTCACCGCCGCAACCTGCATTACTCCGCGCAGTTTGTTGACGACGAGAGTCGCAAGGGCTTCACCCTCTACATCTTCTGCGATAATGACAAGGGGCTTTCCTGTCTGCACAACTTTTTCGAGAACGGGCAGAAGGTCTTTGATGTTGCTGATTTTCGCGTCATGGATGAGGATATATGCATCGTCAAAGCTGGCTTCCATCCTGTCGCTGTCGGTTACCATGTAGGGGCTGATATATCCCTTGTCGAACTGGAGTCCCTCGACCATCTCAAGAGTCGTCCCTACGGTCTGTGAGTCCTCGATTGTGATTACGCCGTCCTCGCCGACTTTGGCCATTGCCTCAGAGATGAGCGCGCCGACTGCTGAATCGTTTGCTGAAATTGAAGCTACCTGCGCGATTTTCTCTTTCTCTTTTACGGGCGTTGACTGCTTTTTGAGTTCCTCTACTACGAAATCAATAGCCTTCTCGATTCCCTGACGCATTAACATTCCATTCGCACCGGCGGCAACGTTCTTCATGCCCTCGCGGATAATGGCGCGTGAGAAAATTGTTGCGGTTGTTGTTCCGTCTCCGGCTATGTCGTTCGTCTTGCTGGCAACTTCTTTCAGCAACTGCGCTCCGGCGTTCTCGAACGGGTCTTCAAGCTCAATTTCCTTAGCGATTGTTACGCCGTCATTTGTGATCATCGGTGAGCCGAATTTTTTCTCAAGTACTACATTTCTTCCTTTAGGGCCAAGCGTAACGCCAACTGTGTCCGCTACTTTGTCGATACCGCGGAGCATTGCCCTTCTTGCTTCTTCTCCGAATGAAAGTATTTTAGCCATGATATTTTTCTCCTTGTTATTTCTCTACGATTGCGAGCACATCACGCTCACTGAATATTACGAGGTCTTCTCCGTCAACTTTTACTTCTGTCCCTGCGTACTTGCTGAATATTATTCTGTCGCCTACTTTGACCTCTACCGGCTGTTTCTGGCCGTTGTCGAGAATTTTGCCCGTGCCTACTGCGAGAACTTCGCCCTCTGTCGGCTTCTCTTTTGCTGTGTCGGGAAGGAATAATCCGCCCTTTGTCTTTTCCTCGCGCTCAAGCACTTTCACTACTATCCTGTCGCCTAACGGTTTAAGTTTCATGATTCTGTATTGGCCTCCTTCTTGTGATTGGCACTCAATCAAAAAGAGTGCTAACTAAACAACGCGGGGAATATTACTCCCTAAGCGTGAAAATTGCAATCGTTAATTTTACTTAGGCAAGATAATTTCTTATTTCCTCTTTGACCCGTTCAATGTCTGAGCATGTAAGAAAGGGGATTAATTTCTGTATCTCATCAATATTTCTGTCCCACCATCGCAAACGCAATAAAAGCCCGGTCATCTCATCGTCAAACCTTTTGCGAATCACTTTTGCAGGATTTCCCGCCGCGATTGTGTACGGGGGAATGTCGCGGGTTACTGTGCTGTTGAGGCCGATAATCGCCCCGTCCCCGACATTAACGCCCGGAAGAAACGTAACATTCTGCCCTATCCAAACATCATTGCCGATGACTGTATCACCCTTCAGCGGCAAATCTGACATGGCCGGGGGATTCTGATTCCAGCCTTCAAATATGTAGAACGGGAATGTTGCCGCGCAATTCATTTGATGATTCGCGCCGTTCATGACAAACTCAACGCCCGCCCCGATCTGGCAGAATTTCCCGATTATGAGCTTGTCGCCGATAAATTCATAGTGATGTGTAACGCGGGACTCGAAATCTTTTCCGGCGTAATACGAGAAATCCCCGGCGATTATATTCGGCCTCGTTATCGCGGGCTTGATGTATGTTACTGAGTCTGAATTGGGAAGGGGAAAAATTTTGCTTGGGTCTGGTGTCATAGTAAAGCCTCCGAAATCTCTAAAGGTCTTAGCGTTGAAGCGGGGATATTCTATGAGGATGCCCGGCACTTTCCGCAGTTGGGTGTGAAGCCGTCCCTGTCCATCTCGCTGACCGCCCATTGAGCCGCCGCCGTCAGCATTGGGAGAGCGTTTTTGCCGCGTTCAGTGAGGGAATATTCTACACGCGGGGGGACTTCATTATATTGTGTTCGCGAGACTAGCCCGGAGGACTCTAACTCCTTCAGGGACTGCGCGAGCATCATGTTTGTGATGTCGCCTAAGCTGCGTTTGATTGCGCTGTAACGTTTCGGGGACATGTCAGACAATATGCAGATGATTGGGAGCTTCCATTTTCCCCCGAAAGTATGAGCTAAATATTTCAGCGGGCAAATATTTTCCATGAGTCAAAATCTCCTGTGTATTATTTCTATATATGGTATCAAAAATCTGTGTTCTTGTGAAAATCGTACCACCAAATATAATAATCACATCCCCAAAAATTTTGAGGAGGGTAATTTCTCATGCAGATAAAAGCAGTAAAGCTATTTGAGGGCGGAGAGTTCACAGAAGAGTTTGTGTTCGGCGGAGAAAACAAAGCAGATGGCCGCAAGGATTTCACATATCCCGGAAGCCTTCAGAATTTCGTGATTGATACGGGTGATGAGGTGATACTTATCGACACGGGATTCGCGCCGGGGACTCCGTTCAAAGGCTACAGGGTGATTAATGACTATATCCCCGCGCTTGAGGCAGCCGGATACAAGCCGGAGCAGGTCAGCAAGATTCTTGTTACCCACAAGCACCCCGATCACACAGGAATGCTGTCAGCTTTCCCGAATGCTAAAATCTACATCGGCCCGGATGACGCAGACGCATTGAAGCTCGACGGCTCGAACATTATCCGCGCTGCGTACCAGGACGGCCCGTATCACAATTTCCCGGAGTCGCAGAAGATTGCAGAAGGGATATATTTCATCAAAGCACGGGGACACACTAAGGGCAACAGCATAGTGATAGCTGAGTCGGACGGAGTATATTACATGCTTCACGGCGATGTTACGTATGTTGACGCGGCACTTCACGCAAACAAGCTCTCAATCGTGTTTGAGGATCTGCCCGCGGCGCGTGAGACGTTAGACCGTGTTCGCGAGTTCGTGAAGAACAACCCGACAATCTACCTTTCGACACATACCCCTGAAGGCGTTACGAACCTTGAGGGAAAAATCATCATGAAGCTGTAGACGGTCATGGAATTTGAGCAGGTATTGACGCGCAGAGTCTCAGCCCGGAAATATACCGGGAGGATGCCGAGCGATGATGACATACAGAAAATCATTGACGCGGCTTTATTGTCGCCTATAGTCCGCTGGCACAAACTGCACCTTTCTGTAGTAACAAATCTTGACGCTATGAGCGTTGCGGAAATTGCCGCTGATGACATTTTCGGACGGCCTGACTCACCCGTGAAAATGCCCCGGCCATATCTCTACAATGCGCCCGTATGGATAATCTTATCGGGTAAAAAGTATGTTGAGTCGGAAAATCCGCAGGCAAAATTGATGAATGATAATTTATTCTGGAACGTCGGCTCAATCATTGAGAACATGGAGCTTCAGACAACAGCGTTAGGGCTTGCGAGCTGCGGGATAAATACAACAGTCGTAGCAATGAGAGACCGCCCGGACGTGAAAAAGGCTGTCGGAATCCCTGAAGGCTACGATGCTTTAGCGTCCGTAGTTGTGGGATATGCTGACGCTGATTACCCCATAGCATAAAAAGAGAACGGCGAAAACCATTGAAAATAAAGGGTTTTTGCCGTTCTTCTCTTGTTTTTGTCGCTTATTTGTCGCTTATTTGTCGCTTAAATCTGCCTTTAGATACTACACGATAGCAGACGATAAAGGCTTTAATCTGATAAGTTCGCTATATCTTGTGAAAGCTGTTCTTCCGCTTTTTTGTACTTCTCTTGAAGCTTTAGGAAGTCTTTCAACTTCGTTTTGACAAACTCTTGCTGTTCTTTATAAGGGATATAGTCAATGTAATAATCCTTAAACATATCAGGCGATATAGTCAGCTTTGATGTTCCGTCCGCTAAGTCAGAAACGATTTGCTTCTTTATTGAAGCAAAATAACAATTATAAAACTCTAAGTCAATCGGATATTTCGGGTCATGCTTAATCGGGAAACGTGAATTTATCTGTCCCATTCGTATGCCAGCTTTGGGCCTCCATCAAATTGAATCAACCCGCAATACGCAAAGCCTTCCCTGCTGAGTATGTGCTGCATCACTTTGTTTTCTTCCTGTGTATCTACACGGATTGCGTCAATCTGGTTCGACAGGCAAAAATCTTTGATGAGTTGAAAAGCTTCATGCGACAGGCCACCGCCTCTGGCTTTGCTGTTGAAAGCC
This portion of the Synergistaceae bacterium genome encodes:
- the groL gene encoding chaperonin GroEL (60 kDa chaperone family; promotes refolding of misfolded polypeptides especially under stressful conditions; forms two stacked rings of heptamers to form a barrel-shaped 14mer; ends can be capped by GroES; misfolded proteins enter the barrel where they are refolded when GroES binds) yields the protein MAKILSFGEEARRAMLRGIDKVADTVGVTLGPKGRNVVLEKKFGSPMITNDGVTIAKEIELEDPFENAGAQLLKEVASKTNDIAGDGTTTATIFSRAIIREGMKNVAAGANGMLMRQGIEKAIDFVVEELKKQSTPVKEKEKIAQVASISANDSAVGALISEAMAKVGEDGVITIEDSQTVGTTLEMVEGLQFDKGYISPYMVTDSDRMEASFDDAYILIHDAKISNIKDLLPVLEKVVQTGKPLVIIAEDVEGEALATLVVNKLRGVMQVAAVKAPGFGDRRKAMLQDIAIVTGGEVISEERGMKFENTELSMLGRAKKVRITKEDTTITQGAGNPEEIRHRAGQIRKEIEDSTSDYDKEKLHERLAKLVGGVAVIQVGSATETEQKELKHRIEDALNATRAAVEEGIVAGGGVAALNCATALEPFVEKLSGDVKTGARIVLDALKAPLYLIATNAGYQGDVVVERVRSEKIGHGLNAATGEYTDMVAAGIIDPVKVTRSALQNAGSIAAMVLTTEGIVADKPEKKEAAPAMPGGMGGMDGMY
- the groES gene encoding co-chaperone GroES, producing MKLKPLGDRIVVKVLEREEKTKGGLFLPDTAKEKPTEGEVLAVGTGKILDNGQKQPVEVKVGDRIIFSKYAGTEVKVDGEDLVIFSERDVLAIVEK
- a CDS encoding CatB-related O-acetyltransferase; protein product: MTPDPSKIFPLPNSDSVTYIKPAITRPNIIAGDFSYYAGKDFESRVTHHYEFIGDKLIIGKFCQIGAGVEFVMNGANHQMNCAATFPFYIFEGWNQNPPAMSDLPLKGDTVIGNDVWIGQNVTFLPGVNVGDGAIIGLNSTVTRDIPPYTIAAGNPAKVIRKRFDDEMTGLLLRLRWWDRNIDEIQKLIPFLTCSDIERVKEEIRNYLA
- a CDS encoding helix-turn-helix transcriptional regulator yields the protein MENICPLKYLAHTFGGKWKLPIICILSDMSPKRYSAIKRSLGDITNMMLAQSLKELESSGLVSRTQYNEVPPRVEYSLTERGKNALPMLTAAAQWAVSEMDRDGFTPNCGKCRASS
- a CDS encoding MBL fold metallo-hydrolase; the protein is MQIKAVKLFEGGEFTEEFVFGGENKADGRKDFTYPGSLQNFVIDTGDEVILIDTGFAPGTPFKGYRVINDYIPALEAAGYKPEQVSKILVTHKHPDHTGMLSAFPNAKIYIGPDDADALKLDGSNIIRAAYQDGPYHNFPESQKIAEGIYFIKARGHTKGNSIVIAESDGVYYMLHGDVTYVDAALHANKLSIVFEDLPAARETLDRVREFVKNNPTIYLSTHTPEGVTNLEGKIIMKL
- a CDS encoding nitroreductase family protein — translated: MEFEQVLTRRVSARKYTGRMPSDDDIQKIIDAALLSPIVRWHKLHLSVVTNLDAMSVAEIAADDIFGRPDSPVKMPRPYLYNAPVWIILSGKKYVESENPQAKLMNDNLFWNVGSIIENMELQTTALGLASCGINTTVVAMRDRPDVKKAVGIPEGYDALASVVVGYADADYPIA